The following are encoded together in the Desulfofundulus luciae genome:
- the alaS gene encoding alanine--tRNA ligase translates to MTGKEIREKFLKFFEARGHRILPSASLIPTNDPSLLWTAAGMVPFKPYFTGAAKPEVRRVATCQKCLRTPDIESVGRTARHHTFFEMLGNFSFGDYFKEKAIPWAWEFTTRVLGLPEEKLWISIYLDDDEAFDIWHREVGVPAERIVRMGKDTNFWEIGVGPCGPCSEIYVDLGEERGCGSAGCGVGCDCDRYLEIWNLVFIQFFRDEAGNYTPLASKGIDTGMGLERVASVLQGVPSNFDTDLFREIMDFTAGLAGVKYGAGSKTDMALKVIADHCRAVTFAISDGALPSNEGRGYVLRRLLRRAVRFGRVLGLHEPFLYQVAGAVIKQMAGAYPELPANQGHVLKIIRSEEERFGETLAQGTEILNRLVQEARAAGSTVIRGEDAFRLYDTYGFPLELTREMAAEEGLTVDEEAFARAMEEQRERARRARQETEYLSEKDAFYQVLRDKLGETRFVGYDTLEARGKVLALLKEGRTVDKVVAGEEVEFILDVTPCYAESGGQVSDHARISAPELEVQVMEVSRPVEGLIVHRGKVQNGILKENDSVLVVVDGKRRRDTARNHSATHLLHKALKEVLGSHVNQAGSLVEPDRLRFDFTHYAPVSLEELHRIEEMVNQAVLENLPVQTFITSLEEAQAMGAVALFGEKYGEQVRVVKMGDFSLELCGGTHVRSTAEIGLFKLISEGSVGAGLRRVEAVTGAGALRYVRAREEQLAQIASLVRATPAEVVHRVESLVKEVKELERESEGLRARLARYEVQTLLEQVKDLDGAKFLAAKTSAPDMDSLRAMVDLLRERLGSAVILLASPVGERVNLVAAVTKDLLPRGLHAGKLVKEVASMLGGGGGGRPDMAQAGGKDASRLQEALQKAYTVAAGQLKN, encoded by the coding sequence GTGACCGGGAAGGAGATCAGGGAAAAATTTCTTAAATTTTTTGAAGCCAGGGGGCACCGCATTCTGCCCAGCGCTTCCTTGATTCCCACGAACGATCCCAGTCTTTTATGGACGGCCGCGGGAATGGTTCCCTTTAAGCCTTATTTCACGGGTGCTGCCAAACCGGAGGTGCGGAGGGTAGCCACCTGCCAGAAGTGCCTGCGCACGCCGGATATTGAGTCGGTTGGCCGTACGGCCCGGCATCATACCTTCTTTGAGATGCTGGGCAATTTCTCCTTTGGAGATTATTTTAAAGAAAAGGCCATCCCCTGGGCCTGGGAGTTCACCACCCGGGTTTTGGGGTTGCCGGAGGAAAAATTGTGGATTTCCATTTACCTGGATGATGATGAGGCCTTTGACATCTGGCACCGGGAGGTGGGTGTCCCCGCCGAACGCATTGTGCGCATGGGCAAGGACACCAACTTCTGGGAAATTGGGGTTGGTCCTTGCGGCCCCTGTTCGGAGATCTACGTTGACCTGGGAGAAGAGCGGGGGTGCGGCTCCGCCGGCTGCGGGGTGGGCTGCGACTGTGACCGTTACCTGGAGATCTGGAATCTGGTGTTTATCCAGTTTTTCCGGGATGAAGCCGGGAATTATACGCCACTGGCCAGCAAGGGTATTGATACCGGTATGGGTTTAGAGCGGGTAGCTTCCGTGCTGCAGGGAGTGCCCAGCAACTTCGATACCGACCTGTTCCGGGAGATCATGGACTTTACTGCCGGCCTGGCGGGCGTAAAATACGGTGCCGGCAGCAAAACAGACATGGCCCTGAAGGTAATTGCCGATCACTGCCGGGCGGTCACTTTTGCCATCTCCGACGGGGCCCTGCCTTCCAACGAGGGGCGGGGTTATGTGCTCCGGCGGCTTTTGCGCCGGGCGGTGCGTTTTGGACGGGTGCTGGGACTGCACGAACCCTTCCTTTACCAGGTGGCCGGGGCGGTGATCAAACAGATGGCCGGTGCCTATCCCGAACTGCCGGCCAATCAAGGGCACGTGCTGAAAATAATCCGTAGTGAGGAGGAACGTTTCGGAGAAACCCTGGCCCAGGGTACGGAAATTTTGAACCGCCTGGTTCAGGAGGCAAGGGCCGCCGGCTCCACGGTCATCCGGGGAGAGGATGCCTTCCGCCTTTATGACACCTACGGTTTTCCCCTGGAGTTAACCCGGGAAATGGCTGCCGAGGAAGGGTTAACCGTGGATGAGGAGGCCTTTGCCCGGGCTATGGAGGAGCAGCGGGAAAGGGCCCGCCGCGCGCGCCAGGAAACGGAATATCTTTCCGAGAAGGACGCCTTTTATCAAGTACTGCGGGATAAGCTGGGGGAAACCCGTTTTGTGGGCTACGATACCCTGGAAGCCCGGGGTAAGGTTCTGGCCTTGCTTAAAGAAGGGCGTACGGTGGACAAGGTGGTTGCCGGTGAGGAAGTGGAATTTATCCTGGATGTAACTCCCTGTTACGCTGAATCGGGCGGGCAGGTATCAGACCACGCCCGGATCAGCGCCCCTGAACTGGAGGTTCAGGTGATGGAGGTTTCCCGTCCTGTTGAAGGACTCATTGTTCACCGGGGCAAAGTCCAGAACGGGATTTTGAAGGAAAATGACAGCGTACTGGTAGTGGTTGACGGTAAGCGCCGCCGCGACACTGCCCGCAATCACTCGGCGACCCACCTGCTCCATAAGGCCTTGAAAGAAGTCCTTGGCTCCCACGTGAATCAGGCCGGTTCTTTGGTGGAACCTGACCGCCTGCGCTTTGACTTTACTCATTATGCTCCGGTGTCCCTGGAAGAACTGCACCGCATAGAGGAAATGGTCAACCAGGCGGTGCTGGAAAATCTCCCGGTCCAGACCTTCATTACCTCCCTGGAAGAGGCGCAGGCCATGGGGGCGGTTGCCCTCTTTGGCGAGAAATACGGGGAACAGGTCCGCGTGGTTAAGATGGGGGACTTCAGCCTGGAACTTTGTGGCGGTACCCATGTGAGATCCACCGCTGAAATTGGGCTTTTTAAATTAATTAGCGAGGGCAGTGTGGGTGCCGGGCTGCGCCGGGTGGAGGCGGTGACCGGTGCCGGGGCACTGCGTTATGTTCGGGCCCGGGAGGAACAGCTGGCCCAGATCGCGTCCCTGGTCAGGGCTACCCCGGCAGAAGTGGTACACCGGGTGGAGTCCCTGGTGAAGGAAGTAAAAGAACTGGAACGGGAAAGCGAAGGGTTGCGTGCCCGGCTGGCCCGTTACGAAGTGCAGACGCTGCTGGAGCAGGTAAAAGACCTGGACGGCGCCAAGTTCCTGGCCGCTAAAACCAGCGCTCCCGACATGGACAGCCTGCGGGCAATGGTGGACCTCCTGCGGGAGCGGCTTGGTTCGGCGGTAATCCTCCTGGCCAGCCCGGTAGGGGAAAGGGTCAACCTGGTGGCGGCAGTGACGAAAGATCTGTTGCCCAGGGGATTACATGCCGGCAAGCTGGTTAAAGAAGTGGCCTCCATGCTTGGCGGTGGAGGCGGCGGAAGGCCGGATATGGCCCAGGCCGGAGGCAAGGATGCCTCCCGTCTCCAGGAGGCGCTGCAAAAAGCCTACACCGTGGCAGCAGGGCAATTAAAGAACTAA
- a CDS encoding YtxH domain-containing protein — protein MGFWRGVIAGSVLGAVIGILMAPPQRKPEQRSIFRIVRSSRPGSRTQRILRGVTSRVSDIIR, from the coding sequence ATGGGCTTCTGGCGCGGTGTCATTGCCGGCAGTGTACTGGGAGCAGTGATCGGTATTCTCATGGCCCCCCCACAAAGAAAACCGGAGCAGAGGAGTATTTTTCGCATTGTGCGGAGCAGCCGTCCCGGGTCCAGGACCCAAAGGATACTCCGGGGAGTGACCAGCAGGGTCAGCGATATTATCCGCTAA
- the mnmA gene encoding tRNA 2-thiouridine(34) synthase MnmA, translating to MKPRVVVAMSGGVDSSVTAALLVERGYEVIGVTMQIWDPGVTEVAGEHVGCCSLAAVEDARRVAHRLGIPYYVLNFREIFEDRVVNYFCAEYLRGRTPNPCIACNRYIKFESLLQKARSLGASYVATGHYARITYDEDRRRYVLKRAADARKDQTYVLYNMTQEQLAHTLMPLGDYTKEQVRRMAAERDLPVAEKPESQEICFIPDNDYHNFLKERTGAEIKPGPFLDLQGNVIGRHRGIPFYTIGQRRGLGIAAGQRLYVVDIEPERNAVVLGPEDAVLGDELVAEDNNFILIEKLTVPMEVSAQIRYNSRPAPAVISPLDGDRVLVRFAKPQRAITPGQSVVYYQGDYVVGGGIIARRCSGPHNGQDVSSI from the coding sequence ATGAAGCCAAGGGTTGTCGTGGCCATGAGCGGCGGCGTGGACAGTTCGGTCACCGCCGCCCTTTTGGTTGAAAGGGGCTATGAAGTAATCGGGGTGACCATGCAAATCTGGGATCCCGGCGTCACAGAGGTGGCCGGGGAACACGTGGGCTGTTGTTCCCTGGCCGCCGTTGAAGACGCCCGCCGGGTGGCCCACCGGCTGGGTATTCCCTATTACGTGCTTAATTTCCGTGAAATTTTTGAAGACAGGGTGGTAAACTATTTTTGTGCGGAGTACCTCCGGGGGCGGACACCCAACCCCTGCATTGCCTGCAACCGCTATATTAAGTTTGAAAGCCTGCTGCAAAAGGCCCGCTCCCTGGGAGCCAGTTATGTGGCTACCGGCCATTATGCCCGGATAACTTACGATGAGGACCGGCGGCGTTATGTTTTGAAACGGGCGGCCGATGCCCGCAAGGACCAGACCTATGTCCTGTACAACATGACCCAGGAGCAACTGGCGCACACGTTGATGCCTTTAGGGGATTATACCAAAGAACAGGTGCGTCGCATGGCGGCGGAAAGGGACCTGCCGGTGGCGGAAAAGCCTGAAAGCCAGGAAATCTGCTTTATTCCCGATAATGATTACCATAATTTTTTAAAAGAGCGGACGGGGGCGGAAATTAAGCCGGGGCCTTTCCTCGATCTCCAGGGTAACGTTATTGGCCGGCACCGGGGTATACCCTTCTATACCATCGGCCAGCGCCGGGGATTGGGCATCGCCGCGGGGCAAAGGCTCTATGTAGTGGACATCGAGCCCGAGCGCAATGCTGTTGTGCTGGGGCCGGAGGATGCCGTCCTGGGGGATGAGCTGGTGGCGGAGGACAATAATTTTATTTTAATTGAAAAGCTGACCGTACCAATGGAGGTATCTGCCCAGATCCGCTACAATTCCCGCCCGGCACCGGCGGTGATCAGCCCCCTGGATGGTGACCGGGTACTGGTTCGTTTTGCCAAACCACAGCGGGCCATCACCCCCGGCCAGTCGGTGGTCTACTACCAGGGCGACTACGTGGTTGGTGGTGGGATTATTGCCCGGAGGTGCTCTGGCCCACATAACGGCCAGGATGTTTCCAGTATTTAG
- the nifU gene encoding Fe-S cluster assembly scaffold protein NifU — translation MYSEKVMDHFTNPRNVGEIPDADGVGQVGNPVCGDIMKIYIKVKDNIIEDIKFKTFGCGAAIATSSMVTELVKGKTLEEAMQVSNKQVAEALDGLPPQKMHCSNLAADALHAAIQDYLSKKKKEDKQVN, via the coding sequence ATGTATTCAGAAAAGGTAATGGACCATTTTACCAATCCCCGCAATGTGGGAGAAATTCCCGATGCCGATGGCGTGGGCCAGGTGGGCAACCCGGTGTGCGGGGATATCATGAAAATCTATATTAAAGTAAAAGATAATATTATCGAGGATATTAAGTTTAAAACCTTTGGTTGCGGGGCGGCCATTGCCACCAGCAGCATGGTAACCGAACTGGTCAAGGGGAAGACCCTGGAAGAGGCCATGCAGGTGAGCAACAAGCAGGTGGCCGAGGCTCTGGACGGGCTGCCTCCCCAGAAAATGCACTGTTCCAACCTGGCCGCTGATGCCCTGCATGCGGCCATCCAGGATTACCTCAGCAAAAAGAAAAAAGAAGATAAACAGGTGAATTAG
- the nifS gene encoding cysteine desulfurase NifS, whose product MTRRVYFDHSATTPVHPEVVEEMCRFLKDNFGNPTSLHYFGQKARKAVEEAREKVAAAIGANPAEIVFTSGGTEADNMAIHGVAYTNRNRGNHIITSAVEHHAVLNTVKALGKQGFTVTILPVDQYGMVSVEDVAAAITDKTILITIMHANNEVGTIMPIAEIGRLARERGILFHTDAVQSFGKIPVNVDELNVDLLTISGHKIYGPKGIGALYIRKGTRWRQTLFHGGAQERLRRAGTENTPGIIGLGKAVELAMANMEQEAAYLTRLRDRLIREVTEKIDHVRLTGHPTKRLPNHASFCFEFIEGESMLLSLDLQGIAASSGSACTSGSLEPSHVLLAMGIPHEVAHGSIRITLGRDNTEEDIDYFLEVMPPIVERLRAMSPLDQETEFALSDRCNGCRISHTCRA is encoded by the coding sequence ATGACCCGTCGAGTTTATTTCGACCACAGTGCCACCACTCCCGTGCACCCGGAAGTGGTGGAGGAAATGTGCCGCTTTTTAAAAGATAATTTCGGCAATCCCACCAGCCTGCACTACTTTGGCCAGAAGGCCCGGAAGGCGGTGGAAGAAGCCAGGGAAAAGGTGGCCGCGGCCATTGGTGCCAATCCCGCCGAAATTGTTTTCACCAGCGGCGGTACGGAAGCCGATAACATGGCCATTCACGGGGTGGCCTATACCAACCGCAACCGCGGCAACCACATTATTACTTCAGCCGTGGAACATCATGCCGTCCTCAATACCGTGAAAGCCCTGGGCAAGCAGGGATTTACCGTTACCATTTTGCCGGTAGACCAGTACGGCATGGTCAGCGTGGAAGACGTGGCCGCCGCCATTACCGACAAGACCATTTTAATTACCATTATGCACGCCAACAACGAAGTGGGTACCATCATGCCCATTGCCGAAATTGGTCGCCTGGCCAGGGAAAGGGGCATTTTGTTCCATACCGATGCGGTACAGAGTTTTGGTAAAATTCCCGTCAATGTCGATGAATTAAATGTGGACCTGCTGACCATCTCCGGACACAAGATCTATGGCCCCAAGGGCATTGGCGCCCTTTACATCCGTAAAGGTACCCGCTGGAGACAGACCCTCTTCCATGGCGGCGCCCAGGAACGGCTGCGCCGGGCGGGGACGGAGAACACTCCCGGAATTATTGGCCTGGGCAAGGCGGTGGAGCTGGCCATGGCCAATATGGAGCAGGAGGCGGCCTACCTCACCAGGTTGCGGGACAGGCTCATTCGTGAGGTGACGGAAAAAATAGATCACGTGCGTCTAACGGGCCATCCCACCAAACGTTTGCCCAACCATGCCAGTTTCTGTTTTGAATTTATTGAAGGCGAGTCCATGCTTTTAAGCCTGGACCTGCAGGGTATTGCCGCTTCCAGCGGTTCCGCCTGTACTTCCGGTTCCCTGGAGCCGTCCCACGTTTTGCTGGCCATGGGCATCCCCCATGAGGTGGCCCACGGTTCCATCCGTATAACCCTGGGCAGGGATAATACGGAAGAAGATATCGACTACTTCCTGGAGGTAATGCCGCCGATTGTGGAAAGGTTACGGGCCATGTCTCCCCTGGATCAGGAGACAGAATTTGCCCTTTCCGACCGGTGCAACGGTTGCCGGATCAGCCATACCTGCCGTGCTTAA
- a CDS encoding RrF2 family transcriptional regulator — MRLSTRGHYGLKAMFDLALHYGTEPIPLKSVAERQSLSEHYLEQLIARLRKAGLVKSVRGAQGGYILAREPENIKVGDIIRALEGPIAPVECVKEVDPKECDQADYCISRTVWARVRDSIAGVLDSISLADMCRDAAKIRQTREL; from the coding sequence TTGCGCCTGTCCACCAGGGGCCATTACGGTCTCAAGGCCATGTTCGACCTGGCTCTACATTACGGGACGGAACCCATACCTTTAAAGAGTGTGGCCGAAAGACAAAGCCTCTCCGAGCACTACCTGGAACAACTGATTGCCAGGCTCCGCAAGGCCGGTTTAGTCAAAAGTGTCAGGGGAGCCCAGGGGGGGTATATCCTGGCCCGGGAGCCGGAGAATATTAAGGTGGGAGATATAATCCGGGCCCTGGAGGGACCCATTGCGCCGGTGGAATGCGTCAAGGAAGTGGACCCGAAAGAATGCGACCAGGCTGACTACTGCATTAGCCGTACTGTTTGGGCCCGGGTACGGGACAGTATCGCCGGGGTACTGGATTCCATCAGCCTGGCTGATATGTGCCGCGACGCCGCAAAGATCCGCCAGACCAGGGAGCTTTGA
- a CDS encoding replication-associated recombination protein A: protein MDNLFTRSLEHTLEREAPLAERMRPTTLDEFEEQAAVVGRGTPLRRAIEADQLRSIILWGPPGTGKTTLARIIARMTRAHFVSLNAVMAGVNDIRRVVQEAKDRRAYYGQKTILFIDEIHRFNKAQQDALLPSVENGLITLIGSTTENPMFTVNRPLLSRSQLYRLEPLSDEAIYRILQRALADKERGLGEYRVEIEPEALRHFVRAANGDARAALNFLEMAVLTTPPDGEGIRRIDLAVAEQASGRLVLKYDREDEHYDVVSAFIKSMRGSDPQATVYWLARLIYAGEDPAFICRRMMIHAAEDVGLADPRALLVATAAAQAVERVGLPEARIIMAEAALYIARAPKSNSVIRAIDRAMAVVEKERSHPVPVHLRDASYPGAAALGHGKGYKYPHDYPGHHVPQQYLPPELTGAVFYEPSGQGEEKE from the coding sequence ATGGACAACCTGTTTACCCGGTCCCTGGAGCACACGCTGGAGCGGGAGGCTCCCCTGGCCGAGCGGATGCGCCCCACCACCCTGGATGAATTTGAAGAGCAGGCTGCCGTTGTGGGCAGGGGCACGCCCTTGCGCCGGGCCATCGAAGCCGACCAGTTGCGTTCCATCATCCTTTGGGGCCCGCCGGGGACGGGGAAAACCACCCTGGCCCGTATTATCGCCCGCATGACCCGGGCACATTTCGTCAGTCTCAACGCGGTCATGGCCGGGGTAAACGATATCCGCCGGGTGGTCCAGGAGGCAAAGGACCGGCGGGCCTATTACGGTCAAAAAACAATCCTGTTCATAGATGAAATTCACCGCTTCAACAAGGCCCAGCAGGACGCCCTCCTCCCCTCGGTGGAAAACGGCTTGATTACCTTGATCGGGTCCACCACGGAAAACCCCATGTTTACCGTCAACCGACCCCTGTTAAGCCGTTCACAGCTCTACCGCCTGGAACCCCTCTCCGATGAAGCCATTTACCGCATCCTGCAGCGGGCGCTTGCCGATAAGGAACGGGGCCTCGGGGAGTACCGGGTTGAAATTGAGCCGGAAGCATTGCGGCATTTCGTCCGGGCGGCCAACGGTGATGCCCGGGCAGCCCTGAACTTTTTGGAAATGGCGGTGCTGACTACTCCCCCCGACGGGGAGGGGATACGGCGCATTGACCTGGCGGTGGCAGAACAGGCCTCAGGGCGCCTGGTGCTCAAATACGACCGGGAAGATGAGCATTACGATGTGGTCTCCGCCTTCATTAAAAGCATGCGGGGTTCTGATCCCCAGGCCACCGTCTACTGGCTGGCCCGCCTTATTTATGCCGGGGAAGATCCCGCCTTTATCTGCCGGCGGATGATGATCCATGCCGCCGAGGATGTGGGCCTGGCCGATCCCCGGGCCCTCCTGGTGGCCACCGCCGCGGCCCAGGCCGTGGAGCGGGTGGGACTGCCGGAGGCCCGCATTATTATGGCCGAGGCCGCCCTGTATATCGCCAGGGCGCCCAAGAGCAATTCGGTGATCCGGGCCATTGACCGGGCCATGGCCGTGGTGGAAAAGGAGAGATCCCACCCGGTGCCCGTTCACCTGCGGGATGCCAGTTATCCTGGTGCCGCTGCCCTCGGTCACGGGAAGGGCTACAAATACCCCCACGACTACCCCGGCCACCATGTGCCCCAGCAGTACCTTCCCCCGGAATTAACCGGTGCGGTGTTTTACGAGCCTTCCGGGCAGGGGGAGGAGAAAGAGTAA
- a CDS encoding carbonic anhydrase: MRRKVVCLTLVALFILAIVAMPGCATQQKAAETSASKAASNDSQQASVYKRPEVVASASEAKQLLIEGNKRFVSGKLANKDLGSTKREELAVKGQKPFAVVVTCSDSRVSPELIFDQGLGDLFVIRVAGNVLDPVAIGSVEYAVEHLGTPLVVVMGHEKCGAVKATADGGEAPGSLGSIVAKIKPSVEKVKAAGATGNDLYEKATDENIKAAIADLEKSPIVKHLKESGKLTVIGAKYHLGSGEVVFFDAK; the protein is encoded by the coding sequence TTGAGGAGAAAAGTAGTATGTCTTACCCTGGTGGCATTGTTTATCCTTGCGATAGTAGCAATGCCGGGTTGTGCCACCCAACAAAAAGCGGCTGAGACCTCTGCGTCAAAGGCAGCAAGCAACGATTCGCAGCAGGCCTCGGTCTATAAGAGGCCCGAGGTGGTGGCATCAGCTTCTGAAGCCAAGCAACTGCTCATCGAAGGAAACAAAAGATTTGTGTCGGGCAAGTTAGCTAACAAAGATCTGGGAAGCACAAAACGCGAAGAACTGGCCGTCAAAGGTCAGAAACCCTTCGCCGTGGTAGTCACCTGTTCGGACTCCCGTGTCTCGCCGGAGTTAATATTCGATCAGGGTCTGGGTGACCTGTTTGTCATCCGTGTCGCAGGCAACGTACTCGACCCGGTTGCAATCGGCAGCGTTGAGTATGCCGTTGAGCACCTCGGCACTCCCCTGGTGGTCGTAATGGGCCACGAGAAATGCGGAGCCGTCAAGGCAACCGCTGACGGCGGGGAAGCCCCCGGAAGCCTTGGCTCGATCGTTGCTAAAATTAAACCGTCAGTTGAAAAAGTAAAAGCCGCAGGGGCCACCGGCAACGACCTTTATGAAAAGGCCACTGATGAAAATATCAAGGCGGCAATAGCCGACCTGGAAAAGAGCCCCATCGTAAAGCATCTGAAAGAAAGCGGCAAACTTACTGTTATAGGTGCCAAGTACCACCTTGGTTCCGGCGAAGTCGTATTTTTCGATGCCAAGTAA
- a CDS encoding sulfite exporter TauE/SafE family protein, which yields MISLLIGLAAGFFGGLVGLGGGVIMIPLMVSILKMGQHKAHGTSLVALVFTGISGAVTYALNGSVDILASVLLASTAIFTARAGAHFANALPEWKLKRSFGGFLILVSLLLLLKPYLPHVCRHITGWLETLILLLTGIFTGFLSGMMGVGGGTIMVPSMVLLTGFTQYTAQGCSLLAMVPVGTAGAYTHWRLGNVSASILPGLVPGILIGTYLGGSLAHILSEGALRIIFSAVLIWTGVRYLRTPKPQAGEVNYS from the coding sequence ATGATTAGTTTATTGATAGGATTGGCGGCAGGTTTCTTTGGAGGGCTTGTTGGCCTCGGCGGCGGAGTAATAATGATCCCCCTGATGGTGAGCATCCTGAAGATGGGCCAGCATAAGGCCCACGGCACAAGCCTTGTAGCACTCGTCTTCACCGGAATTTCGGGGGCTGTTACCTATGCTTTAAATGGTTCGGTGGATATACTGGCCTCCGTCCTGCTGGCTTCCACTGCCATATTTACCGCCAGGGCAGGAGCGCACTTTGCCAATGCTCTTCCCGAATGGAAGCTCAAAAGGTCTTTCGGCGGGTTTTTAATCCTAGTCTCCCTGCTGTTGCTTTTAAAACCTTACCTGCCCCACGTATGCCGGCATATCACAGGTTGGTTAGAAACTCTTATCCTCTTATTAACAGGTATTTTTACCGGCTTCCTCTCCGGGATGATGGGGGTCGGCGGGGGTACGATAATGGTGCCTTCCATGGTGCTGCTCACCGGCTTCACCCAGTATACCGCGCAGGGCTGTTCCCTCCTCGCCATGGTTCCCGTGGGAACAGCCGGTGCTTATACCCACTGGCGTTTGGGAAATGTCAGCGCAAGTATCCTGCCGGGATTGGTACCGGGCATCCTGATTGGTACATATCTGGGCGGCTCCCTGGCCCATATCCTGTCTGAAGGAGCTTTGCGTATTATATTCTCCGCCGTGCTGATCTGGACGGGTGTAAGATATTTAAGAACACCAAAACCTCAGGCTGGTGAGGTTAATTACAGTTGA
- a CDS encoding DUF3159 domain-containing protein has protein sequence MLNNGDAPRPRRGMMGIILAFVPWILYWSFPAPWGLTGGLAGSALLLARQVGRGKPKLMDGVTLAFFVAAGIMSYGLHSPWFARWEGVLVFAVLAAMALVSLAVRSPFTLQYAREDWPQEFWQEPLFVRTNVHITLAWALAFLYGAGAAAFNTLNPRVSMLPC, from the coding sequence ATGTTGAATAACGGTGATGCTCCCCGCCCGCGGCGGGGGATGATGGGCATCATACTGGCTTTCGTTCCCTGGATTCTGTACTGGAGCTTCCCGGCTCCCTGGGGTTTGACGGGCGGGCTGGCGGGTTCGGCCCTTCTTTTAGCCCGGCAAGTGGGCCGGGGAAAGCCGAAGTTAATGGATGGGGTAACCCTGGCTTTTTTCGTGGCGGCCGGGATCATGAGCTACGGCCTGCACTCCCCCTGGTTTGCCCGCTGGGAGGGAGTACTGGTTTTTGCCGTCCTGGCAGCCATGGCCCTGGTTTCCCTGGCCGTCCGCTCCCCTTTTACCCTCCAGTACGCCCGGGAGGACTGGCCCCAGGAATTCTGGCAAGAACCCCTGTTTGTCCGCACCAACGTACATATCACCCTGGCCTGGGCCCTGGCCTTTTTATACGGCGCCGGGGCGGCCGCTTTTAATACCCTTAACCCCCGGGTATCTATGCTCCCCTGTTGA
- a CDS encoding phytoene desaturase family protein, with product MNSPVARILLAEGRAAGVRLEDGSELLAPVVISNADPQQTFLRPVGTGHLPADYVARVKSLRPSPSAFVLYMALERPSGLPERVFVLRDRPLPRDTFGIGSFLLVSNASLDPGMVPPNCGDLTMITLTRLTAEHLNCMARSDYLAFKEQLARTMLDYVEEVAPRIRRYIVHVEAATPRTFYRYTWNSQGCIYGLEPEAGPKGPVWLDRKTPIPGLWLVGASVEPGPGIEGVVISGTYCADEIYTGC from the coding sequence TTGAATTCACCGGTTGCCAGGATCCTCCTGGCGGAAGGCCGGGCGGCTGGGGTCCGTCTTGAAGACGGGAGCGAATTGCTGGCCCCCGTGGTGATCAGCAACGCCGATCCCCAGCAGACCTTCCTCCGGCCGGTGGGCACCGGGCACCTGCCCGCGGATTATGTGGCCCGGGTGAAGAGCTTACGGCCTTCCCCTTCGGCCTTTGTCCTCTATATGGCTCTGGAGCGGCCATCTGGTTTGCCGGAACGGGTTTTTGTCTTACGGGATCGCCCGCTTCCCCGGGACACCTTTGGCATCGGCAGCTTTCTTCTGGTCAGCAATGCTTCCCTGGACCCCGGAATGGTACCGCCCAACTGCGGGGACCTGACCATGATCACCCTGACCCGGCTGACGGCGGAACATCTGAACTGCATGGCCCGCTCCGACTACCTGGCCTTCAAGGAACAGTTGGCCCGCACCATGCTGGATTACGTGGAAGAGGTGGCCCCCAGGATTCGCAGGTACATCGTGCACGTGGAGGCGGCCACCCCGCGCACCTTTTACCGCTACACATGGAACAGCCAGGGGTGTATCTACGGCCTGGAGCCCGAAGCCGGTCCGAAAGGACCGGTATGGCTGGACCGCAAAACACCCATCCCCGGCCTCTGGCTGGTGGGCGCCTCGGTGGAGCCGGGGCCGGGCATTGAAGGAGTGGTCATTTCCGGCACCTACTGCGCCGATGAGATCTACACCGGGTGTTAA